The Flavobacterium sp. 1 genome contains the following window.
ATACCAAAAATGTTGTTGAAGTATTACAGGGCAATATTTTTATGCTTAATGGCAATAAATTAATTACTCCTCCTGTGTCAGAAGGATGTTTGAATGGCGTGATGAGAAAGCAGGTTTTAGAATTGGCCAAAAAGATGGAAGGTATTGAAACAGCCGAAGAAATAATTTCTCCATTTGACCTTCAAAAAGCGGATGAATTGTTTGTGACTAATGTTATTAAAGGGATACAGCCGATTACAAAATACAGAAAAAAAGAATTTTCGATAGAAATTTCCAAAACTTTAGTGGTAGCACTAAATAAAAGTTTGGGTTTAGTTTAAATAGGGATTTTCGGGAGCATTGGACCAAATAAGGTATTCACCTCCTAATTCCATGATTTGTTCTTTCCAGAAATGAAGCGTAGATTTTCCGATTATTTTATTCTCGTAACTGTTTTTTGTAATAATCCAAGAATTAGCTTTCATTTCATTTTCAAGCTGGTGTTCTTCCCATCCTGTGTAACCCAAAAAGAAACGGATGTTTTCTTTTTTGATTTGACCGCTATTGATGAGGTCTTTGGTAGAATCAAAGTCTCCTCCCCAATAGATTCCATTGGATATCTCAATGCTGTTGGGTATTAATTTTGGAATATTATGAATGAAGTACAAATTGTCTTGTTCTACAGGACCACCATTGAATATTTTGAAATTAGCATTAATTTCTGGAATCAAATCATTGATTGTATATTTCAGCGGTTTGTTCATAATGAAGCCTACCGAACCATCTTGATTGTGATCTGCTAATAGGATTACAGATCTATTAAATGACAAATCTCCTATTATTGATGGTTCAGCAATAAGTAAATACCCTTTTTTTAATTTTTCTGAAATCATAAGGCTATATTTTTAATTAAATTTAAGGAAAATTAAATAGAATAACCAAATTTTTTGAGTCATATTCGTTTAAAAGCACAAAAAAACCCTCCAATTGGAAGGTTTAATTATATAAAATAAACTATAAATTAGTTTACAGCTCCTTCTAAATCTGCTCCAGCTTTGAATTTTACAACATTCTTTGCAGCGATTTGAATGGTTTTTCCAGTTTGAGGATTTCTTCCGTCTCTTGCTGCTCTTGAAGATACAGACCAAGATCCAAATCCTACTAAAGATACTTTACCACCTTTTTTCAAAGTACCACCTACATTTCCTAAAAATGATTCAAGCGCTAATTTTGCAGCGGCTTTAGTAATTCCTGCATCTGCAGCGATAGCGTCGATTAATTCTGATTTGTTCATAATAATGGATGTTAATTGTTGGTTAAAATAATTGTTAATAGAACAAAATTAGCAGGAAATACGGTGTATGCAAATGTTTTATACAAAATTAGCGTGTTTTGTTAATAACTTGCTTTTATTGTTCATAAAGTAAGATAAAATTCTGAAATAAACACCCTCTAACCCTTGTTTTTATTGACATTAATACGCTTTTGCACTTTCCGAAAAAGTAATACCGTTTAATAATTCAGCAGTTGTCATTTTCTTTTTTCCGGGAAATTGTAAACTTAATATTTGAATAAAGCCTTCATCCGCTGCAATTTTCATTTCTTTTTTAGTGTAGATTAGAGTGCCAATTTCATGATTGTGCTTTTCTAAAATTGCTTTGGCCTCATATATTTTTACATTCCATTCTTGATCCTTGTCTCCAAAATAGCACCAAGCAGCAGGATAAGGGCTTAATCCTCTTATAAGGTTGTGGATGTCTGTTTTAGATTTTGACCAGTCAATTTTGCAGTTCTCCTTATTTAGCTTATAAGCGGTTTTGATGTCTGAAGTGTCATTTTGAATAGTTGTTGTTACTTTGCCGTTTTCAATCAATTTCAAAGTATCAATAACAGTGTCACATCCCAAATGCATCAAGCGGTCGTGAAGCTGTCCGGCATTTTCGGTATTGTCGATCGCTGTCTCACTGCTTAAAATCATTGCGCCAGTATCTATTTTGTCATCAATAAAAAAAGTGGTAACACCAGTTTTCGTTTCTCCATTAATTATTGCCCAATTTATTGGTGCCGCTCCTCTATAATTAGGAAGCAATGAAGCGTGCAGATTAAATGTTCCCAGAGCAGGCATTTCCCATACCGCTTTTGGCAGCATTCTAAATGCAACTACGATTTGTAAATTGGCATTTAATGATTTTAATTCTTCAAGAAAAGCCTCGTCCTTTAAATTTGTTGGCTGTAATAAGTGTAAATTATTTTCTAAAGCATATTCTTTTACAGCCGAATATTTTATTTTCTGTCCTCGGCCGGCTGGTTTGTCTGCAGCAGTGATTACGCCAGCTACTTCATAATTGTTTTTGATTAGGGTGTCTAGAATTCCAACTGCAAATTCTGGAGTTCCCATAAATATGATTCTTAATTTTTCCATCAGGTTTTTAAAGTGTATTTGTTGTTTTTTTGAATTATTAAAAAATCATCTTCTAATAATTGCTGTAATACAAAGATAACATCGTCTGCAGTATTTTTGGTTTTGTTTTGAATTTCTCTCGAGCTTAGGTCTTCATTTTGCAATAAGGCTATAATTTTTTTAGAAAGAGCAATAAAATCTTTTTTTGGTTTTGTTTGTGTGATGCAGTAAGAGCAGATCCCACAATCAGCAGTTGCTTTTTCTCCAAAATAGTCTAAAATCATTTTGCTTTTGCAGGTGTTTTTATCTGCTGCATATTTTAATACCGATTGTAATTGTTCTTTTTTGAGTTCATTTTGCCGAACCAAATGTTTCGAAATTTTATTAATCGTCCTTTCATCTTCCCGAATTTCATTAAAAATTAGAACAGCATCATTGTTTTTCGAATGGTATTCAATAATTTCTTTGTCTTTTAATTTATGTAAAACGGCAAGTATTTCTGCCTCCGAATGGTTTGATTTTTTGGTAATCAAGGGTAAATTAAAAGCAGTCTGCATTTCATAAACGCCAGGATACGTTCTCAGGATAGTCAAAATAATCTCCTCATCATTTGGATTCAAGCTGGTGTATCGAATAACTTCTTTAGACGGGATTATAAATTGTAACGTAATTTTTTCTGAAAATTCTTGAGATAAAGTTATAACTCCCTGTCCGTCCAAAAATCGCATTGCATTAAACGTTTTTAACGTTGGAAAATCGTATTTATGACAAAAATGATTCAAATTAAACATAAATTCTTCGTTTATTCCTTCTCCATAAGCTATTTGAAAATAGTTGCAAAGTTTAATGTACACAGTTGTCAAAAATGCTTTGTCCGGCAAAACTTTTATAAATTGATTTTCGGTCTGAATAATGTCCGTAGGGCTGGTTAGCAAAATTGCGAAAGCTTTCTCTCCGTTTCTGCCGGAACGTCCCGCTTCCTGATAATAGTTTTCTATGTTTTCGGGCAGCTGAATGTGAATTACTGTTTTGACATTGGGCTTGTCAATTCCCATTCCAAAAGCATTCGTGGCGACAATAACCTGCGCTTTTTCTTCCATCCAGAGCTGCATGTTTTTATCTTTTTCTCTGGAGGTAAGTCCGCCGTGATAATATGTAGCCCGAAATCCTAAAGTTTGTAATTGAGAAGAAATTTCCAAACAGGCTTTCCGATTTCGAACATAAATAATAGAAGGCTGGGGATTTTTTTTGAGAATCTGTTCAATTCGAAAAAGTCTGTCTTCCACCTCAAAAACCATATAAGCGATATTCTTTC
Protein-coding sequences here:
- a CDS encoding YqgE/AlgH family protein, which codes for MISEKLKKGYLLIAEPSIIGDLSFNRSVILLADHNQDGSVGFIMNKPLKYTINDLIPEINANFKIFNGGPVEQDNLYFIHNIPKLIPNSIEISNGIYWGGDFDSTKDLINSGQIKKENIRFFLGYTGWEEHQLENEMKANSWIITKNSYENKIIGKSTLHFWKEQIMELGGEYLIWSNAPENPYLN
- a CDS encoding HU family DNA-binding protein, which produces MNKSELIDAIAADAGITKAAAKLALESFLGNVGGTLKKGGKVSLVGFGSWSVSSRAARDGRNPQTGKTIQIAAKNVVKFKAGADLEGAVN
- the fmt gene encoding methionyl-tRNA formyltransferase produces the protein MEKLRIIFMGTPEFAVGILDTLIKNNYEVAGVITAADKPAGRGQKIKYSAVKEYALENNLHLLQPTNLKDEAFLEELKSLNANLQIVVAFRMLPKAVWEMPALGTFNLHASLLPNYRGAAPINWAIINGETKTGVTTFFIDDKIDTGAMILSSETAIDNTENAGQLHDRLMHLGCDTVIDTLKLIENGKVTTTIQNDTSDIKTAYKLNKENCKIDWSKSKTDIHNLIRGLSPYPAAWCYFGDKDQEWNVKIYEAKAILEKHNHEIGTLIYTKKEMKIAADEGFIQILSLQFPGKKKMTTAELLNGITFSESAKAY
- a CDS encoding ATP-dependent DNA helicase RecQ, whose amino-acid sequence is MPTALAILQKYWQHDTFRSLQNEVIDSVLGGHDTFALMPTGGGKSICFQVPALMNEGICLVISPLVALMKDQVANLQQRGIKAIALTGGIKTEEIIDLLDNCQFGSYKFLYVSPERLQSDWILDRIKNLPINLITIDEAHCVSQWGHDFRPAYLKISALKNHFPKVPFLALTATATPQVKEDIITELGMQNPVQFEKSFARKNIAYMVFEVEDRLFRIEQILKKNPQPSIIYVRNRKACLEISSQLQTLGFRATYYHGGLTSREKDKNMQLWMEEKAQVIVATNAFGMGIDKPNVKTVIHIQLPENIENYYQEAGRSGRNGEKAFAILLTSPTDIIQTENQFIKVLPDKAFLTTVYIKLCNYFQIAYGEGINEEFMFNLNHFCHKYDFPTLKTFNAMRFLDGQGVITLSQEFSEKITLQFIIPSKEVIRYTSLNPNDEEIILTILRTYPGVYEMQTAFNLPLITKKSNHSEAEILAVLHKLKDKEIIEYHSKNNDAVLIFNEIREDERTINKISKHLVRQNELKKEQLQSVLKYAADKNTCKSKMILDYFGEKATADCGICSYCITQTKPKKDFIALSKKIIALLQNEDLSSREIQNKTKNTADDVIFVLQQLLEDDFLIIQKNNKYTLKT